A stretch of DNA from Rattus rattus isolate New Zealand chromosome 18, Rrattus_CSIRO_v1, whole genome shotgun sequence:
AGAGAATCCGAGGGTGTTTCCTTTAAAGAAACACTGGGTGGCTTCTTTTCCTACCCCCACAGTCTTTCCCCGATCCCCTCATCCATCCAGTTGCtccacagagactggaggaactTGGAGAGAATACTAGACAGGGTTGGGGGAATGGGAGATGCCCTGAGCCTATGAAAGCTCAGATCTCTGAGCCACACTGATGGCTGTGTTCTCTGGGGAGCCCATGACCCCCTCAGTCACCCACCCTAGGCCCCAGCTTGCCTGTCATGTGAGATAGGGGGTCTCAGCATGAGAAAAGTTCCTTCCCTAACCTTGACCCGTGGTTTCCCTGTTAAACGGGCCCCAGCCACAACTGCCTTCCTCCCTCATGGTGGAGCCCCAGCACCAGAGAGGGGAGGTGGCTCCCAGAAACAGGTAGATCCAGCTTCCCCGGCAATTTATCCTCGTGATCTGTGTCCTTTCCGTCTCTTGGGGTTCCTTGGAGTCCCCtaaccttccttctccctccccttccccagccgTACTTTGTTTGACCCACCCTCTTGTCCCTGCCTGTCCCTCACATGGGTCTTTGCCCCTCCCCTGTCTTCTCCCAGGCCGCCAAACTCCCCATGTCCATCATCATCGTCGGCGTGGGTCAGGCCGAGTTCGATGGTGAGTCCAGCATCCCCTTCCCATGCCTTCTGTACAGAACTCCATGGCATCCAGTCCCCACCCGCTAGAGCTCATGTGCGGGCATGCACGCAGCCTGGGTGGACCCGTGTGCCCTGAGAGGGTGTGTTAGTACCCGTGCAGGTCTCCCAAGGCTGGGCTCCTCATCCCAGACAAGGAGCAGGGCCCTACCTGCATGTTGGTCTCGGTCTCCAACCTGTTTCTAGTGTCGAGGGCGAGGGCCCCAGACTGGCCGGGGATTGGAGGGCAAGCCCTACCAGAAATACATGCACTCGATCCCACAAGCACACATCCCTTGTCCCTACAGCTATGGTGGAGCTGGACGGTGATGACGTGCGGATCTCCTCCAGGGGGAAGCTGGCCGAACGGGACATCGTTCAGGTGAAACAGGCCCTGCCCTTCAGTAGTGCATCAAACAGGAAGGCCCCCTAGTCAGGCCAGTGTCAGAGCCTTTATAGTCTTCCCGAGGACAGACACTGGAATCTCTTCCTGGGCCAGTCTTCTCGGGAAGCCATACCCCTCCCTGCCCTGTATGATGCCCCTTCTGAGCTGAATGGTGCCCCACCAACGGGAGTCTGTGTCACATGGCCTTCCAGTGACATGGAAACCCCTTGTAGATGGAGGTGGTACCCTTCATCGTAGGAGGAGGGAGACGGGAAGGAGCCAGAGGTTGGCAGTTGAGAAGAaggtgggtgtcttagttagggtcttacggctgtgaacagacaccatgaccaaggcaagtcttataaagacaacatttaattggagctggcttacagcttcagaggttcagtccattatcatcaaggtgggagcatggcagcatccaggcaggcatggtgcaggaggagctgagagttctacatcttcacccgaaggaagccaggaacagactaagcatcctcaggcagctaggagtagggtctccaagcctaccccacagtgacacacttccttcaacaaggccacacctcctaagagtgccactccctgggccaagcatatgcaaaccttCACAGTGGGTTAGGTGTGGGTTTAGAGAAGGATCAGGATCCTAGGAGAAGGAGTGGGGTGGTAAAGGGAAAGGAAGCAAGGAGGCGGGATCCAGTTAGCTTTTCCCAGCATCTCTTGAGCCTCTGTTCTCCTTGCTGAGTCTCTGATGAAGGGCTTGGGTCAGCGTTAGGCCTCCCATAGAGTAGAGATGACAAGCACCATCCCTGGGGAAACTCACAGAGTGGGGGTTGGGTAGAGTGGGCCCTCTGGGAGGAGACCCAAATGCCCCACCTTGaccccatcttcctgcctctcagtTTGTGCCCTTCAGGGACTACGTGGACCGCACCGGCAACCACGTACTGAGCATGGCCCGCCTGGCCCGGGATGTGCTGGCTGAGATCCCCGACCAACTGGTGTCCTACATGAAGGCACAGGGCATCCGCCCACGCCCACCACCGGCTGCGCCTGTTCAGTCACCCCCACAGTCCCCAGCCCACTCACCTCCTGGGTCCCCCGTTCACACGCATATCTGAAGCCGGCGGGACCAAGGGCCTGGAGGGTGGGCTGAGGCCCCACTCTCCTCGTGCTCGACTACCCAGACTCTACTCGGAGGGCCAGCGGGAAATGGGGTATCCAAGGCCTCACCCCGCTTCCTGGACTCAACTTCACATCTAAATCCAGGGACCTGAGGGTGGTATAGACGACAAGGGGTACACAAGATTCTGGGACTGAGTGGACTCCCCTAGTCCATGCTAGACAACCCCAAGACTCCCCTATTTTTGCAGCCCAGCTGGacctcctccagctcctgtccCCTCCTGCCCTAGTGTCTAGTGTCCCCAGTCCCATGAGACTCCCCCTGTCCTGTTTCCAGGGAACCCCAGGCTGGTGGGCTACCAGGGATGCATGTGACCCTCTTAGGGACACCATATGTGCAGATAGAGTCCCCTCCCCGATCCTCAAAGGCTCAGCGGTATGCTAGAAGTGTTCTAGAAGGTTCACCCGAGCTATCCCAGGTATCCTGTAGCATTGAGATAGCTCCTGCTCGCTGCCCTTCGGTGGTTATGAGACAAGAGACGGGGGCAGCCCTGAGCGCCAACCCCTCCACACCCGAGTCCAGCATAGCCTCTGCTCCCTGGACCTCAGTGTTCACAGCTCTGTGATGACAGGATCGGTCAGGTGGTCCAGCGTTTCCTGAGCCATCCCAAGGGTGCGTCCATTCTTCACACAGCTTCCCCACACCTTCCTCGTGACCACCATCCACACCCAGGCCATCTAGACTCTGGGGTCACCCTGTCACATCCTGTCACCCCATGCCCCAGCCCTTCAAAACTCCTGCCCCTGCAGTGAGAAAGTGGCAAAGGGCTTTTCACCTAAGGTCACCCCAATGACCACCATCCTTTGTCCACTGGGGCAGGTCTTGCATGTGTCCCTAATGCCGCATGGGGTCCCTGCCTGCCATCTCCCATCTGACCCACCTCTGTCAtgcatggtgatggtgatgtgttTACTGTCTGGTCCTGTGCCTGTCTGAGACCGTCTCTGTGGAACTTGCCTTAAACTGAAGTAAACCAGTTCTTTTAGTAAAACCCCTTCTCCTTGGAAAACAGCTCTGACCCTTgcccagcatctctctctctctctgctgcctcggTTCTTCCCTTCGGCCACGCCCCTGTCAGGCTGTGTGTGAGGCATGGGGGTGCATGACGGGAAATGAAACCCGACTCCCACAAACATCATATGTGAGCAGAGCCTGTGGGCCAGCCATCGGGGACTGGGACAGAGGCATGCTTGCCTACTCCTTCCCGGTCCTCAAAGGCTCAGTGGTCTGCTAGAATGTTCTAGATGCGGATCTCTAGCCTCACTAGCGCTGTCACAAGTAGCTTGTGACATTGAGATGTCTCCTGCTCAACCCAGAGGTCAACTCACCTGCCGGGCTGGGTACGTGGCCAGCACCTGGACTCCGCCATGAGAGACAGCAAGCATAGAGACACTGAGGTCTAGAGCCTTGGCTTCAGGCAGTGGTAAGAGTCAGGAGCAACGGGAGAGGACACCAAGCGAGAGGTGTTTTAGGCGAGCCCCAGAGAAATGAGTAGAGAGCCATGCAGATGCCAGGGTGAAGAGGACTCTGGGATGAGTAAGGGTAACGTGCGGGGCAGGAGCCTGGTGTGTTTGACCTTGCTGTGATGGGAGCTAACCTAAGGAAGAGAATGCAGGCGATGGGGgtcagggcggggtggggggtggggatgggggtgcagAATGCACCGGGCCTTATGGCAAGGCCTCTGACGTCTGCTCTGGAGAGAAGTAGCCattgaggaagggagagagacgaGCACATGACCCGAACCTCCCCAACGTGTGGATCCGCTATCACGGGTCGATCACTGTTTCTCCATCTCTCAACAAACATCTCCTGAGAACCCGTTCCAGGCCTGTGCAGGGGTCAGAGGCCCTTGGCTCAGTCCCTGGTGTCTGCCTCTGGGTTAAATCAGCCATCACAAAGTAGCAGTGCCAGCCAGCTGGAAGGTCTGGGAGTGTGGTGCTAAAAGGTACTCTGGCCATCCCGGATGAGCCCCCCAccccggggtgtgtgtgtgtgtgtgcgcgcgcgcgcgtgtgacCAGCATAGTGTCAGTTAGGGTACATGTGTTCATTGATGGTGAAATTGTTAGCTTTGCGGGTGGATCACACAGGACCTATGTGACTTCAGGCCCATAGTAGGCATCTACCTTGGTCCCTCTTCACAAGTTGGGGCCATCACCAACGCAGATCGTGGGGACAAGGACCACAcgcgaatacacacacacacaaaccgcACACGCTGTCCAATTGGCCCTCGAGGCAGCCCTTCTGAGGCTGTACCCAAGAGGAATCCTGTACTAATTATCCTCCAGCTCGGGGCTTGTTTACTTCTGATGACTTCACGGTAAATTAGAGCTGACTCACGGCCGTCTCTATAATCAGATGCCCTGCGACTCTCATGATGCCGCGAGTGGGATCGGGGTGGGGTCGTGGCTTGAGAGAAGGGAAGTTCCCATAACCAGCGCCCTAGTTTCCATCTCCTTGGGCGCCACGGGAAAGTGTAGGGAGGAGACGGGTGCCCGGCAGGGGAACCCAGACATCGAGCGGCTGCCCCTGAGGTATGTAGGGGAACAGACACAGCATCAAAAGCATCTCCACGGTGACACTGGCTTCTCTGCTGGGTTCTTTCTCAAGGTGTGCTCTGCAGGACTATTGCCTGACATGGAGTCTCTCTGGGATAGCTTCCGTGGCCATTGGGGCTCACAAGGCTCTGGCAACTTCTACAGCAGAGAGTGGCTTGACTTGATTCAACACAATAGCCCCTGAGGTTTTTGACCACATAGTCAgagcctctctttcctccccctctctccatccccacccctctctgtctTGCTCTGGCTGCATGTGCAGAACTGGTAATGCTAAGTTAAGCAAGCTGTCTAGAGAATGGCCGTGAATACAACCTTCCTGGTTCCAGGGCCAAAAATAGAATTTGAGGCCACATCCAAATAGTATAAGAGAAGGGGCCTCCCcgggatgggtgggaggggggatgggcCCTAATGAGAAGGAGCGGGCCTTGAAAGAGAGGCCCTTCCCACCTAccttagaaaaaagaaaccacacacagAAGATAGGGTGGGGCTCAGTAATTCACAAGCCCAGACTCCCGGCTCCAAGGTGaactttatttttgttcctgTCTGGAAGACAGGGAAGGGCAAGACAGTTGAAGGTTTCTCCTGGACTCTAAGGACCCCAGGGTCCCTTATGTCAATTCGTTTCACACGCCCAGATTAGTAAACATAAGGTGGCGACTGCGTCATGGTAACACCTGTCACTCACATGCTCACTGAATCCTCGTCCCCCCCCCCACTCATGTTCAATGGGGGACCACCCTGTGCAGAAGAGAACCTcatcctatttttctttctttctttcttttttttcttttctttttttcggagctggggattgaacccaaggccttgagcttgctaggcaagcgctctaccactgagctaaatccccaacccccaatctaTTTTTCATATGAAGCACGGAGAGGTGAAGGGGCCCAAGACCACAAGGTTGGGAGCCCACGGTTGTCTGAGCTTCACAGTTCCACCGCGCCATTCCCAGCTGCTGCTCCCTGGTGCCGGAAAGCAATCTCTGTGACCCTCTGTGTCACCGTGAGAAAGTGGAGAGGCAGGCTGCAGACGACCAAGGCTCCTCTTCTCAGCCTGAAGCTCACCTCCTGTCAGACTCCTGCCACCACCCAGGGCATTGGGTCTCTGTCATGGCCAGATACCCCCCACTACCTCAGGAAGTATGGCTGTTCTGGGCCTATGAAAAATGGCCCTGAGTCCTACCCGGTAAGGgcggcagaggcagaagcagaggataGGGCTGATAGCACAGTTGGAGTAGGCCAGCAGGGTGCACAGGCTGGAGGCCACAAAAGCCAGAGGCGTGGCTGGTAGGCGGCCCACAGCAGATACATAGCCCAGGGCAGAGCAGGGTCCCCACATCAGCACGAAGACCACCAGCATGACAAGAGCGAGCTGTGTGTTCGCCCTGTGCTCCTGCACACTCTCCCCCGGGGGACCCAAGGGCCGTGTGCACAGGCGCCAGATCACGTGACCAAAAGAACAGCCCAGCCCCAGCAGGCAGGGCAGAAAAGCCAGGGCTCCCAACAGTGTAAAATAGCAGGTTGTTTGAGGTGGGTTAAGCAGTAGGAGGCAGGCCAGGGTCTCAGGGACACCCGCTGCCTGCTCTAATACTGTCACCCGCTGGAACAGCCAGTTGGGCATTGAAGTGACCAGGCCCAGTACCCACATAGCCCCACAGAGCAGCAGGCGGGCCCCTGGGCCGGCTGGGAGGTCCACACGCGGCCAGACCACGGCCACGTGACGCACAAGGGCGGAGGTGGCCATGCTGTAGAAAGTACAGAACATGGTAGTCGTGTTGGTGGCCTGGCTGGTGGTACAGACAGCAGGGCCCAGCCACCAGCTCTGCCGCAAGAAACTTAGCAACAGGGCGGGGACCACGAAGGATATAAAAAGCAGGTCGGAGAGTATCACGTTCACCATAAGGCTAGTGGTCAGGGCcaagagcgggtgagacgctcgAGGCCCACCTGCCACCACCATCAGGAGAAGCCCATTGGTTAGCAGCCCCACGAGCAGGATGAGGCCACAGAACCCCGCGAAGGCCAGACGGAGCCACCTCTCCTGGGTGGCTGCCAGCCCTGAGTAGAGGGTGGCGTTCAACTCCATATGGGTGAATCCTGAAAATAAAGATACTCtgtttaaggaaagaaaactcaaaaggtttttttttttttttttttctgcttctattgTCTGTAAATCATGCAGGGGTTGACAGGAACTTCAGGGTAATGACTTAGGTGTATTAGGGACTAATCGGGCCATACCCCACCTGTGGGGCTCACGGGGAACTGTCAGACATCCTGACTAGTGCCGGCCTGTGACCATGTAACAGGCTCCAGAACTGGAAATCTGAACCCTGGATCAGACCCTCTCGAGTTATGCCTGCCTGCAAACTctctccataaaaaaaaaattaattaatttattctgtcATACATTATATCAAAGCGACTGCAGTTTtacctccccctgctcctcccagcccctcccctctctccctcctcccctctcccatccactcctctgtttctcttcagaaaagggcaggcctcccagggatagcaACCAAACATGGCGTATCCAGTTGgaataagactaggcacctccccttCATATGAAGGCTGGATGACGCAACCCTATAAGAGGACAagggtccccaaagcaggcaaaagcatcGGAGACAACCCCTGCTGCCTCTGGTAGGGGttcacaaaaacaccaagctacgTACTCTAACACTATATGAGAGTTTATTCCTATGCAGGCTTCTTGATTGTTGGCTCAGTCTCATTGAGCCTCTAGGAACCCAGGTTTGTGATTCACTGGGTTTTCTTGTACCTTTTGTATCCTTTTTGTATCCTTTCTCTGGCTCCTAtaattcctcctccccctcctcagcaGGGTTCCCTGAGTTCTGCCTACTGTTAGActgtggcgctctctctctctctctctctctctctctctctctctctctctctctcttctctctcttcctcccttcctccctctccctccccctcccttcccctcctctctctgtctctctatctctctgtctctgtctctcgccccctccctctcccccctctgccctctctgtctctctgtttgtttgtttctctctctctctctctctctctctctctctctctctctctctctctctcaatacaaggtttctctgtgtagccctggctgtcctggaactcactctgtagaccaagctgtcctcaaactcagagatcctccagcctctgccttctgagtgctgagggtAAAGGCGGGCGCCTCCAGGCTTCCTTTCCTTCTATCCACACAAGTTGGCTCCCAGATTCCCGCTGCTACAGGGAGAGACAAACCCAACTGAAGAGCCTAGGGGTTTGTCTTCCCTTCTCACATCCTTCCCAATCCTACCCCAGAATTCCTACCCTTTCTGCCACCCAGGAaaccagagacagcctgactaTATGGATggccccaccccgccccgccccgccccgccccgccccgccccggctTTTGTCGGAGACCTATCAGAAGGGACCCCCACTCTGCCTGGTGCGCCTACTGAACTGTCTCAGAACACCTGCCATGCTGTTGGTTTCCCTACAACAGGTCCCCCACcatgctgtctgtctgcctgtctgtgtcagTTCATGGCGGTCGGACAGGATGGTTTGACTGCATGAAGAGTCTGGGTTCcaatcctgcctctgccactcagAAACTGGGGGACTTGAAAAGGTTCCACACTATTCCTGAGCCTTGGAATCCTCAACTGTAAGGACAGAGGAAATAGACTTGGGCCAACGGCAACTGACTCTGTGCTGGGCCAGGGCAGATCACACAAAGCTACAATGTGTCCCTTCCTCAGGTTCTCTGAGTGCACAGGCCAAGGACGTGGCTGGGCCCTGATGCTAGAAGCAGCCTGGGGCTGACACCTGTCTGCCGCACACCACACCAGGCACATTAGGGGAAGAAAACCCCTGCCCTTGTTCCCTCTGCTCCAGGTACTGGGGTTGAGCAGAAGCAAGCCAAGTCAGGCTGTTCCACTCTGTCTCCTGCCAGTTCTAGCCAGAGTCCCTCCTCCTACACAGGGGCCTGAGGAGTCAGCTTGGTGCCAGGCCTTCAGGGTCCCCAAGCCTCTCCCTCAGAGATCCTGACCTGGGAAATTTATTTGGTGTCTGTcctggcttgttttatgtcaacttgacccaagctagagtcattttgcaagaggaaatctcaattgagaaaatgcctcaccgGATTGGCTTTCGGTAAggctgtggggtattttcttgattgatgattgctgtgggaaggcccagctcaccgtgggtggcaccacccctgggctgatggtcctggatgctataagaaggcaggccaccgggagcaagccagtaagcgccacccttccatgacctctgttttagtccctgcctccaggttcctgccttgcttgggTGTCTGCACCAGTTTCTTCTGTGATGggaacataagataaaataaaccctttcctttccaaattgcttttggtcccAGTAGGTAAGAACAGTGTCTGAGGCCTCACAGCCACACATGGTGTGAGAGGGCTAAGGGGCAGTTATAGAGTGGTCTCCCACTCCCACACGGCTTCCAGGGGGTGGGGAATAGCCACTCCCCTGACCAGGTGTCTGCTCTGAGAATCCACATCTTCCCCTTAAGGAATTCTAAATCACCAGCCTTCAGCCTGTGGATGCTGGAGTCGGAGGTTCGAGCCCCTGCTTCAGGGCCgtgggtgtggctctgttggtagCGCTTGCTGAGTGTGCACAAACAAAGCCCTTGGCTGTGTAAACCAGGTGTGGGATGGGGATGTCCTTCTTGCCTGTCCCACGGGAAGTAGGAGGATctgaaactcaaggtcatccttggctacacagccagTTGAAGGTTTTAGCCCAGGACGtgtgagaggagaggaaagagaaagggtgcCCTGGGGTAAGAGTCCTTGCTGGGTAAGCACCAGGACCTGAACtggaatccccagcacccagcaatGATGGCTGTCTGCACCCACAATTCCAGTACTGGAGGGTAGACATGCGCAGATCGCAAGAGCCAATGGCCAGCCGGCATAGCTGAAGTGGCAAGCTTCCAGATCGGTGACTGGCTCTGTGTCAGGGCAGAAAGCCAGAGAATGTCAGAGGCAGACACCCAATGTCTGGCCCTGGCCATCCCACACCTGGACACGGTCACAGGCATGCTCgaatgcaccacacacatacccaaaagaCAGGGAACGAAAAGGAGACTCCATCTGAGGCACAGGTacccgggaggctgaggcaggggcatcccAAGACTAAGGCAGTATGGGCAACTTGGGGAGACCCCGTCCTAAAATACAAAGCAAGAAGAACTGGTGAGCCGGTTCAGTGTGTAAAGGTGTTTGCACtcaagtctgaagacctgagtttgaacccgtGAGactcacaaggtggaaggagagacgaCCCCCCAAACATGGTCCTCTGACTTCCCACACTCCACCaaagcacacatgcacgtacacgcGAATGATAAACCtaagttttaaaagtttcttcaggccctgagttcaattcccagcaaccacatggtggctcacaaccatccatattgagatccgatgccctgtGGCCTGCAGGCGTACGTGCAGACAGAGagctgtatgatgtatgtgtaataaataaatataaaaaaataaataggggttggggatttagctcagtggtagagcgcttgcctaggaagcgccaaggccctgggttcgatccccagctcgaaaaaaaaaaaaaaaaaaaaacaaaaaaataaataaaaaaaaaataaataaataaaagtttcttCAGTAAAAAGAgggtggctggggttggggatttggctcagtggtagagcgcttgcctagcaagcgcaaggccctgggttcggttcccagctccgaaaaaaaagaataaaaaaaaaaaaaaaaaaaagaggatggcTAAGGGTGTAGCTCCATgttagagcacctgcctagcacgCCTGGAGCCCCTTGCTTTAATCCCCGGAACCACAGAGGAAATCAAATAGCTCTGGCCTTTCCTGGCAGCGtttgggaagcagagtcaggaggacCGTGGGGTttgtgccagcctgggctaacatAACAGGACCTCTGTCATCAATGACAAAAACCAAGAGCTGAAAATGTGACTCGGCGGCTGGGGTGCTCGCCCAAGGCTCCACCAAGTCTTGGTTACCAGAGACCTATAAACCAGGTGTGATACCAAGCTCTCATGAAGTGGAGGGGGGTGGTCGGAAATTGAGGGTTTTCCTCGGTTCCATAGAGAAAGCTCACGGCTAGCCTGGACTACTCGAGACCCCAGTcaacaaaggaaacaacaataaaatccacCCAGCCCATCTCAGGGCCACTGCGACCTAAGGTCTGTGTGGTGACATAAGGTCACTTCTCAGCATGTCACCTGTCACACAGGCTTCGGTTTGTCCCTGCCCACCTTCAGTTCGAAAGGCCCTTTTCTCTAATGCCCCAGCCAAGCCTCCATTctatcccatctctctccttcccaattCACACTCCAAGCCCCAGCGGCCCGGTCtccccagcctttttttttttttttttttattaatcagcCTCAAATCAAGCTGTCGCCGGATTCCCCTTGGCTGGCGTACTCTGGGAAATGAACACTTGCCTGTCAGTCCCCTCTGTTGTCTACCTTGAGGAGTCCTGCTGCTGTCCTTTGCCCTCCCAGGGCTTTGGGTCTCTGC
This window harbors:
- the LOC116887572 gene encoding galanin receptor type 3-like; the encoded protein is MELNATLYSGLAATQERWLRLAFAGFCGLILLVGLLTNGLLLMVVAGGPRASHPLLALTTSLMVNVILSDLLFISFVVPALLLSFLRQSWWLGPAVCTTSQATNTTTMFCTFYSMATSALVRHVAVVWPRVDLPAGPGARLLLCGAMWVLGLVTSMPNWLFQRVTVLEQAAGVPETLACLLLLNPPQTTCYFTLLGALAFLPCLLGLGCSFGHVIWRLCTRPLGPPGESVQEHRANTQLALVMLVVFVLMWGPCSALGYVSAVGRLPATPLAFVASSLCTLLAYSNCAISPILCFCLCRPYRVGLRAIFHRPRTAILPEVVGGIWP